A single genomic interval of Zingiber officinale cultivar Zhangliang chromosome 4A, Zo_v1.1, whole genome shotgun sequence harbors:
- the LOC121970633 gene encoding protein MICRORCHIDIA 6-like isoform X2 — MESVSNSDSTKQQMQMQLSVVGSEAAAHSSGATDQSPSPDSCVSQGFEGNRNLQISDGFSTRLAITAQGCHTAHGSSTVGSSSGNSAPRNRQFWSAGEYEDLPNTGLAHRRDGRNRLCVHPKFLHSNATSHKWAFGAIAELLDNAVDEIQNGATFVKVDKFISPHTGSLALLVQDDGGGMDPEFLRRCMSFGFSDKQASSNIGQYGNGFKTSTMRLGADVIVFTRNKKGSELTQSVGLLSYTFLRQEGYNDIVVPAVDYSLDSSRGVLTRIHRKDRGQFFSNLSVMLKWSPFPTESELLKNFNDIGAHGTKIIIYNLWYNDAGDTELDFESDEKDILISGAPKKAATRNVLVQVTQSHIAKTLRYSLRVYCSILYLHVPGDFKIILRGSEVKHHYIARDLKYCECVKYRPQVGGKIEGEVVTTIGFLKEAPFVDIHGFNIYYKNRLILPFHRVASQSGSKSRGVVGVLEANFIKPTHDKQGFERSNLYQKLEVRLREMTNEYWGCYSHLIGYTKKVSDSSTPQAAIAHPLPFSSSSGCDIKPIAVNPQMLTDNTSKSSQSSTITPNMSLINDSNTFNHGQAITKQIASPVLVGMKRERRHEESLAETEPRQKQARCSSTGTEVELHNCVGQRQVVDIKALMQQNKEIEKDCLEHEKIQRELLFKIQALKHELEQVQQQHERLFSGLLVSNAMKTEKV, encoded by the exons ATGGAATCA GTGAGCAATTCAGATTCTACCAAACAACAAATGCAAATGCAATTGTCAGTTGTTGGCTCTGAAGCTGCAGCACACTCATCAGGTGCAACTGATCAATCACCTTCTCCAGATTCTTGCGTAAGTCAGGGATTTGAAGGAAACAGAAACTTGCAAATCTCCGACGGTTTCTCGACTCGACTGGCAATCACAGCACAAGGTTGTCACACTGCTCATGGAAGCAGCACAGTGGGTTCCTCCAGTGGCAATTCTGCCCCACGGAACAGGCAATTCTGGAGTGCTGGGGAGTATGAAGATCTACCAAACACTGGACTAGCACACCGCA GAGACGGTCGAAACCGTCTGTGTGTCCATCCAAAGTTTCTGCATTCGAATGCTACTTCACACAAATGGGCCTTTGGAG CAATAGCAGAACTTCTTGATAACGCAGTCGATGAG ATACAGAATGGAGCTACCTTTGTCAAAGTGGATAAGTTTATTAGTCCACATACAGGCAGCCTAGCATTGCTAGTTCAAG ATGATGGTGGCGGAATGGACCCAGAATTCTTGCGGCGTTGCATGAGCTTTGGTTTTTCGGATAAACAAGCTTCTTCAAACATTGGACAAT ATGGAAATGGCTTCAAGACTAGCACAATGAGACTTGGAGCAGATGTGATTGTTTTCACTCGCAACAAGAAGGGAAG TGAGCTGACTCAAAGTGTTGGTCTCCTATCATACACATTCCTGAGGCAAGAAGGTTACAACGACATCGTAGTCCCAGCA GTGGATTACTCCTTGGATTCCTCCCGCGGTGTATTAACTAGAATACATCGCAAAGATCGAGGACAATTCTTTTCCAATTTATCAGTGATGCTGAAATGGTCTCCTTTCCCCACAGAATCTGAGTTGCTGAAGAAT TTCAACGATATCGGGGCTCATGGCACTAAAATAATCATATACAATCTGTGGTACAATGACGCAGGGGATACTGAACTTGATTTCGAGTCTGATGAAAAG GATATATTAATAAGTGGGGCTCCAAAGAAAGCAGCTACGCGTAACGTCCTTGTGCAGGTTACACAGAGCCATATCGCAAAGACACTTCGCTACTCTCTTCGA GTATACTGCTCGATTCTGTATCTGCATGTACCTGGTGACTTTAAGATCATCTTGCGTGGTTCAGAGGTCAAGCACCATTACATAGCCAGAGATCTCAAATACTGCGAATGCGTCAAGTATCGACCACAAGTTGGTGGAAAGATAGAG GGTGAGGTTGTCACCACAATTGGATTTTTGAAAGAAGCTCCATTTGTCGATATTCATGGATTCAATATATATTATAAGAACCGTTTAATCTTG CCCTTTCATCGAGTGGCATCTCAGTCGGGAAGCAAAAGTCGAGGTGTTGTCG GTGTACTTGAAGCAAACTTTATCAAACCTACACATGATAAGCAAGGTTTTGAAAGATCAAATCTTTATCAAAAGCTTGAAGTTAGATTGAGAGAAATGACAAATGAATATTG GGGGTGTTATTCCCATCTGATTGGTTATACAAAGAAAGTTTCTGATTCATCAACACCTCAAGCTGCCATTGCCCATCCATTgccattctcttcttcctccggttGCGACATTAAGCCCATCGCTGTTAACCCTCAAATGTTAACAGACAACACTAGCAAATCCTCTCAATCATCAACAATTACTCCAAATATGTCTTTAATTAATGATTCCAACACATTCAACCATGGACAAGCTATCACCAAGCAGATTGCAAGTCCAGTACTAG TTGGAATGAAAAGAGAGAGGAGACATGAAGAGTCTCTTGCTGAAACTGAACCTCGTCAAAAGCAGGCACGTTGTAGTAGCACTGGGACAGAAGTTGAG CTACATAATTGTGTCGGACAGCGACAAGTTGTGGATATAAAAGCCTTGATGCAACAGAATAAGGAAATAGAGAAAGA CTGCTTAGAGCATGAAAAGATACAGAGGGAGCTCTTGTTCAAG ATTCAGGCGCTCAAGCATGAGCTTGAGCAAGTTCAGCAACAGCACGAGAGATTGTTCAGCGGACTCCTAGTTAGCAATGCCATGAAGACGGAGAAAGTATGA
- the LOC121972641 gene encoding L-type lectin-domain containing receptor kinase IX.1-like produces the protein MEKDWSLISPFVLFFSAVIISIPPASSLSFDLSSFGQGENLVLNQSDATLNGSEINLTQYPMQYATGRVEYGDPLFLWDSGTGNLTDFTTRFSFVIDSFNGSEYADGLAFFLTPFNSSKPPYSRGGFLGLFSNSSLTNYTAVEVAVEFDTFSNDWDPKGVHIGIDVDSIVSNVTAPWNADAGIRAGREATAWVSYNSTTHNLSVLVGYASDPTSTAGIFLIVDLRDVLPEMVGIGFSATTGNLTATHTILSWSFNSTLQLPQDGRGSKKEEVVGITVGTAAGVVAMAVMIACGLIWWWRKPRIDDALSVWFAREVSGPREFNYEVLASAASNFSPEVKLGGGGFGSVYRGQLNDRHVAIKKVAREGEQGITEYISEVTIISRLHHRNLVELVGWCHRREREEYLLVYEFMPQGSLDKSLYSSSECMPWPRRREVALGLAAALRYLHHECKPSVVHRDVKPSNVMLDSEYNAKLGDFGLARLLDGDCDGDQRQASTLAGTRPYMAPEYCHDGKFSTKTDVYSFGIVALDIACGRKPREVEMQLVEWVWELYGRGEILDAADRRLTGEFDGCEMERLMVVGLWCAHPDCNQRPTIQEAIRVLRSEKRLPELPPTRPRQVFRHPSEEVFSSAVSNLVTTN, from the coding sequence ATGGAGAAGGATTGGAGTTTAATTTCTCCTTTTGTGTTATTTTTCTCAGCCGTGATCATTTCGATTCCCCCGGCGAGCTCCCTCTCCTTCGATCTGAGCAGTTTCGGTCAGGGTGAGAATTTGGTGCTCAATCAGAGCGATGCGACGTTGAACGGCTCCGAGATCAATCTGACGCAGTACCCCATGCAGTACGCCACCGGCAGAGTGGAGTACGGCGATCCCCTGTTCCTGTGGGACTCCGGCACCGGCAACCTCACCGATTTCACCACCCGCTTCTCCTTCGTCATCGACTCCTTCAACGGCTCCGAGTACGCCGACGGCCTCGCCTTCTTCCTCACGCCGTTCAACTCCAGCAAGCCGCCGTATTCACGTGGCGGCTTCCTCGGTCTTTTCAGCAATAGCTCGCTCACTAACTACACGGCCGTCGAGGTGGCCGTCGAGTTCGACACTTTCTCCAACGACTGGGATCCCAAGGGCGTCCATATCGGGATCGATGTTGACTCGATCGTGTCGAATGTGACGGCGCCGTGGAACGCTGACGCCGGCATCAGGGCCGGCAGAGAGGCAACAGCGTGGGTGAGCTACAATTCCACTACACACAACTTGAGCGTGCTGGTGGGTTATGCATCGGATCCGACCTCCACCGCCGGAATATTCCTCATCGTCGACCTGCGAGATGTCCTGCCGGAGATGGTCGGAATCGGGTTCTCAGCGACGACAGGTAACTTGACGGCGACGCACACTATCTTGTCCTGGTCTTTCAACTCAACCTTGCAGCTTCCCCAAGATGGAAGAGGAAGCAAGAAAGAAGAGGTAGTCGGAATTACTGTCGGCACGGCTGCCGGAGTGGTTGCCATGGCGGTGATGATTGCGTGTGGCTTAATTTGGTGGTGGAGGAAGCCACGTATCGATGACGCTCTCAGTGTTTGGTTTGCCAGAGAGGTTTCAGGACCGAGGGAGTTCAACTACGAAGTTTTGGCTTCTGCGGCGAGTAACTTCTCGCCGGAGGTCAAGCTAGGCGGCGGCGGGTTCGGGTCAGTATACCGAGGTCAACTGAATGACCGTCACGTGGCCATCAAGAAGGTCGCCCGGGAGGGCGAACAGGGGATAACAGAGTATATCTCGGAGGTGACCATCATCAGCCGCTTGCACCACCGCAACCTGGTGGAGCTCGTCGGGTGGTGCCACCGCCGCGAGCGTGAGGAGTACCTCCTTGTCTACGAGTTCATGCCACAGGGGAGCCTCGACAAGAGCCTGTACAGCTCCAGCGAGTGCATGCCATGGCCCCGGAGGCGCGAAGTCGCGTTGGGCTTGGCGGCGGCGCTCCGCTACTTGCACCACGAGTGCAAGCCCAGCGTGGTGCACCGCGACGTGAAACCCAGCAACGTGATGCTCGACTCTGAGTACAACGCCAAGCTCGGCGATTTCGGGCTGGCGAGACTGCTCGACGGTGACTGCGACGGAGACCAACGGCAGGCGTCGACATTGGCGGGGACGAGGCCGTACATGGCCCCGGAGTATTGCCACGACGGGAAGTTTAGCACCAAAACGGACGTGTATAGCTTCGGGATCGTGGCGTTGGACATCGCCTGCGGGAGGAAGCCGCGGGAGGTGGAGATGCAGCTGGTGGAATGGGTTTGGGAGCTCTACGGAAGGGGAGAAATCCTGGATGCGGCTGACCGGAGGCTAACGGGCGAGTTCGACGGCTGCGAGATGGAGCGGTTGATGGTCGTGGGATTATGGTGCGCGCACCCGGACTGCAACCAGCGGCCGACAATCCAAGAGGCGATCCGGGTTCTCAGGTCGGAGAAGCGGTTGCCGGAGCTTCCTCCGACGAGACCAAGGCAAGTGTTTCGGCATCCGTCGGAGGAGGTGTTCTCGTCGGCTGTATCAAATCTGGTAACAACGAATTGA
- the LOC121970633 gene encoding protein MICRORCHIDIA 6-like isoform X1, with the protein MESVSNSDSTKQQMQMQLSVVGSEAAAHSSGATDQSPSPDSCVSQGFEGNRNLQISDGFSTRLAITAQGCHTAHGSSTVGSSSGNSAPRNRQFWSAGEYEDLPNTGLAHRRDGRNRLCVHPKFLHSNATSHKWAFGAIAELLDNAVDEVTPIAFSNRYRELVYLFHYVIQIQNGATFVKVDKFISPHTGSLALLVQDDGGGMDPEFLRRCMSFGFSDKQASSNIGQYGNGFKTSTMRLGADVIVFTRNKKGSELTQSVGLLSYTFLRQEGYNDIVVPAVDYSLDSSRGVLTRIHRKDRGQFFSNLSVMLKWSPFPTESELLKNFNDIGAHGTKIIIYNLWYNDAGDTELDFESDEKDILISGAPKKAATRNVLVQVTQSHIAKTLRYSLRVYCSILYLHVPGDFKIILRGSEVKHHYIARDLKYCECVKYRPQVGGKIEGEVVTTIGFLKEAPFVDIHGFNIYYKNRLILPFHRVASQSGSKSRGVVGVLEANFIKPTHDKQGFERSNLYQKLEVRLREMTNEYWGCYSHLIGYTKKVSDSSTPQAAIAHPLPFSSSSGCDIKPIAVNPQMLTDNTSKSSQSSTITPNMSLINDSNTFNHGQAITKQIASPVLVGMKRERRHEESLAETEPRQKQARCSSTGTEVELHNCVGQRQVVDIKALMQQNKEIEKDCLEHEKIQRELLFKIQALKHELEQVQQQHERLFSGLLVSNAMKTEKV; encoded by the exons ATGGAATCA GTGAGCAATTCAGATTCTACCAAACAACAAATGCAAATGCAATTGTCAGTTGTTGGCTCTGAAGCTGCAGCACACTCATCAGGTGCAACTGATCAATCACCTTCTCCAGATTCTTGCGTAAGTCAGGGATTTGAAGGAAACAGAAACTTGCAAATCTCCGACGGTTTCTCGACTCGACTGGCAATCACAGCACAAGGTTGTCACACTGCTCATGGAAGCAGCACAGTGGGTTCCTCCAGTGGCAATTCTGCCCCACGGAACAGGCAATTCTGGAGTGCTGGGGAGTATGAAGATCTACCAAACACTGGACTAGCACACCGCA GAGACGGTCGAAACCGTCTGTGTGTCCATCCAAAGTTTCTGCATTCGAATGCTACTTCACACAAATGGGCCTTTGGAG CAATAGCAGAACTTCTTGATAACGCAGTCGATGAGGTAACACCTATAGCTTTCTCTAATCGATATAGGGAACTTGTTTATTTGTTTCATTATGTGATCCAGATACAGAATGGAGCTACCTTTGTCAAAGTGGATAAGTTTATTAGTCCACATACAGGCAGCCTAGCATTGCTAGTTCAAG ATGATGGTGGCGGAATGGACCCAGAATTCTTGCGGCGTTGCATGAGCTTTGGTTTTTCGGATAAACAAGCTTCTTCAAACATTGGACAAT ATGGAAATGGCTTCAAGACTAGCACAATGAGACTTGGAGCAGATGTGATTGTTTTCACTCGCAACAAGAAGGGAAG TGAGCTGACTCAAAGTGTTGGTCTCCTATCATACACATTCCTGAGGCAAGAAGGTTACAACGACATCGTAGTCCCAGCA GTGGATTACTCCTTGGATTCCTCCCGCGGTGTATTAACTAGAATACATCGCAAAGATCGAGGACAATTCTTTTCCAATTTATCAGTGATGCTGAAATGGTCTCCTTTCCCCACAGAATCTGAGTTGCTGAAGAAT TTCAACGATATCGGGGCTCATGGCACTAAAATAATCATATACAATCTGTGGTACAATGACGCAGGGGATACTGAACTTGATTTCGAGTCTGATGAAAAG GATATATTAATAAGTGGGGCTCCAAAGAAAGCAGCTACGCGTAACGTCCTTGTGCAGGTTACACAGAGCCATATCGCAAAGACACTTCGCTACTCTCTTCGA GTATACTGCTCGATTCTGTATCTGCATGTACCTGGTGACTTTAAGATCATCTTGCGTGGTTCAGAGGTCAAGCACCATTACATAGCCAGAGATCTCAAATACTGCGAATGCGTCAAGTATCGACCACAAGTTGGTGGAAAGATAGAG GGTGAGGTTGTCACCACAATTGGATTTTTGAAAGAAGCTCCATTTGTCGATATTCATGGATTCAATATATATTATAAGAACCGTTTAATCTTG CCCTTTCATCGAGTGGCATCTCAGTCGGGAAGCAAAAGTCGAGGTGTTGTCG GTGTACTTGAAGCAAACTTTATCAAACCTACACATGATAAGCAAGGTTTTGAAAGATCAAATCTTTATCAAAAGCTTGAAGTTAGATTGAGAGAAATGACAAATGAATATTG GGGGTGTTATTCCCATCTGATTGGTTATACAAAGAAAGTTTCTGATTCATCAACACCTCAAGCTGCCATTGCCCATCCATTgccattctcttcttcctccggttGCGACATTAAGCCCATCGCTGTTAACCCTCAAATGTTAACAGACAACACTAGCAAATCCTCTCAATCATCAACAATTACTCCAAATATGTCTTTAATTAATGATTCCAACACATTCAACCATGGACAAGCTATCACCAAGCAGATTGCAAGTCCAGTACTAG TTGGAATGAAAAGAGAGAGGAGACATGAAGAGTCTCTTGCTGAAACTGAACCTCGTCAAAAGCAGGCACGTTGTAGTAGCACTGGGACAGAAGTTGAG CTACATAATTGTGTCGGACAGCGACAAGTTGTGGATATAAAAGCCTTGATGCAACAGAATAAGGAAATAGAGAAAGA CTGCTTAGAGCATGAAAAGATACAGAGGGAGCTCTTGTTCAAG ATTCAGGCGCTCAAGCATGAGCTTGAGCAAGTTCAGCAACAGCACGAGAGATTGTTCAGCGGACTCCTAGTTAGCAATGCCATGAAGACGGAGAAAGTATGA
- the LOC121970634 gene encoding L-type lectin-domain containing receptor kinase IX.1-like, whose protein sequence is MARRKIKALFVCLCLSALLPLPASSLFFNFDDFSQASNSLLLLQSDASRDGSRIVLTKDPMQYSTGRVEYAERLRLWDSGTGELTDFTTSFSFVIDSSNKSEFADGLAFFLSSEQTTPSYSRGGFLGVFTNRSVSVPAAIKVAVVAVEFDTFSNDWDPPGVHLGIDVDSIASNLTVSWNADIRDGKTATAWVNYDSKAHNLSVLVSYGLDPTTGLPSATALSFVVDLRKLLPEKVAIGFSATTGNLTETHSLLSWSFNSTLKEVKKVPTVAIAASIAAGVTAFVAVAGFIWWFIMKRKPPVSDVVDDQDDDDDENDAIDGKFERESGPKRYPYQELALATRNFAEEGKLGAGGFGSVYRGRLSGEDVAIKRLSKEGKQGKKEYITEVTIISRLRHRNLVQLLGWCHGRGGEFLLVYEFMPNGSLDSHLHRSAECLQWPARHKAALGLASALFYLHHECEPGVVHRDVKPSNVMLDSAFNAKLGDFGLARLVANDGQFLQTTLLAGTLPYMAPEYYHDGKASKETDVYSFGIVALEIASGRRPMTDATLLVERVWELYGKGAILEAADERLAGDFDRKEMERVMVVGLWCAHPDCKLRPTIQQAFNVLTMEKELPSLPLARPRPMYHQPSFNSASASTKFLSWAMNGTGSTTASASLVSSLATTTIAAPTELEAN, encoded by the coding sequence ATGGCGCGGCGCAAGATCAAAGCTTTATTTGTTTGCCTGTGCTTGTCGGCTTTACTTCCTCTTCCGGCGAGCTCCCTCTTCTTCAACTTCGACGATTTCAGCCAAGCGTCCAATTCATTGTTGTTGTTGCAGAGCGACGCAAGCCGGGACGGGTCCAGGATCGTCCTCACCAAAGACCCCATGCAGTACTCCACCGGCAGAGTGGAGTACGCGGAGCGACTGCGGCTGTGGGACTCTGGCACCGGCGAGCTCACCGATTTCACCACCAGCTTCTCCTTCGTCATCGACTCCTCCAACAAGTCGGAGTTCGCCGACGGCCTCGCCTTCTTCCTGTCTTCGGAGCAGACCACGCCCAGCTACTCCCGGGGCGGCTTCCTCGGCGTCTTCACCAACAGATCCGTCTCCGTCCCCGCCGCCATCAAGGTGGCCGTGGTTGCCGTGGAGTTCGACACCTTCTCCAACGACTGGGACCCGCCCGGCGTTCATCTCGGGATCGACGTCGATAGCATCGCCTCTAACCTGACCGTGTCGTGGAACGCCGATATCAGGGACGGCAAGACGGCGACAGCGTGGGTGAACTACGACTCCAAAGCACACAACTTGAGCGTGCTTGTGAGCTACGGACTGGACCCGACGACCGGCCTCCCGTCCGCCACCGCCCTGTCCTTCGTCGTGGATCTGCGAAAGCTCCTGCCGGAGAAGGTGGCGATCGGGTTCTCGGCTACCACGGGTAACTTGACGGAGACGCACAGCCTTCTTTCTTGGTCATTCAACTCGACCTTAAAAGAAGTTAAGAAGGTACCAACGGTCGCAATCGCCGCCAGCATAGCTGCCGGAGTGACGGCGTTCGTAGCGGTTGCGGGGTTCATTTGGTGGTTTATTATGAAGCGCAAGCCCCCTGTTAGCGATGTGGTAGACGACCAGGACGATGACGACGACGAAAACGACGCCATTGATGGCAAATTCGAGAGAGAAAGTGGGCCGAAGAGATATCCTTACCAAGAACTCGCCTTGGCGACTAGGAATTTCGCAGAAGAGGGCAAACTCGGGGCAGGTGGATTCGGATCGGTGTACAGAGGCAGATTGAGCGGCGAGGATGTAGCAATCAAGAGGCTTTCCAAAGAGGGCAAACAGGGAAAGAAGGAGTACATCACCGAGGTCACCATCATCAGCCGCCTTCGACACCGCAACCTGGTGCAACTCCTCGGCTGGTGCCACGGCCGCGGCGGCGAGTTCCTCCTCGTCTACGAGTTCATGCCCAACGGCAGCCTCGACTCGCACCTCCACCGCTCGGCGGAATGCCTGCAGTGGCCGGCGCGGCACAAGGCCGCGCTAGGGCTGGCGTCGGCGCTCTTCTACCTCCACCACGAGTGCGAACCGGGGGTGGTCCACCGCGACGTCAAGCCCAGCAACGTCATGCTCGACTCCGCCTTCAACGCCAAGCTCGGCGACTTCGGACTCGCCAGGCTCGTCGCCAACGACGGCCAGTTTCTGCAGACGACGTTGTTGGCGGGGACATTGCCCTACATGGCCCCCGAGTACTACCACGACGGCAAGGCCAGTAAAGAAACGGACGTGTACAGCTTCGGGATCGTGGCGCTGGAGATCGCCAGTGGGAGGCGGCCGATGACGGACGCCACGCTGCTGGTGGAGCGGGTGTGGGAGCTCTACGGAAAAGGAGCGATCTTGGAGGCGGCGGACGAGAGGCTCGCCGGAGACTTCGATCGGAAGGAAATGGAGCGCGTGATGGTGGTGGGATTGTGGTGCGCGCATCCCGATTGCAAGCTCCGGCCGACGATCCAGCAGGCGTTCAACGTCCTGACAATGGAGAAGGAACTGCCAAGTCTACCGCTGGCGAGGCCGCGGCCGATGTATCACCAGCCGTCGTTCAATTCGGCTTCCGCGTCGACCAAGTTCCTGAGTTGGGCGATGAATGGAACTGGAAGCACTACTGCTTCTGCCTCTTTAGTGAGCTCTCTGGCAACGACTACCATTGCTGCCCCAACAGAGCTCGAAGCTAATTGA